GATGCTGCCGTGCGGCACACGTCCATGGGATGAGCTGTGGTGGGCAAGGTATCCACAACGGACTTGACCACGGGGTCCAAGGCGCGACCGGAACGCTCGCGGGCAGTGAATTCCGCAAGCTCTGCGTCAGTGGGCAGTTCGCCGTTCCACAGCAGGTACGCGACTTCTTCGAAGCTGCATTTGGCGGCCAGTTCCTGGACCGGGTAGCCGCGATACAGCAGCGAGTTGGTGTCCGGGTTGACCTTTGATACGGCGGTGTAATCCACCACGACGCCGGCAAGGCCCTTTTTGATGTCAACAGCTACCATGCTGCTCTCCTTCGTTCATAATGCAAGCGGCCCGGAAGCCCCGGGCTACCTGCTTTCCCCTGTATGAATCCCGGGACCTAGCGAATGCCAGGAACCTGGAAGTTGAAAACGCCGGTATCGAATTGGTTGTATGCCTCGTAGTCGACGAGTTCGTAGAGGCGCGCACGCGTGAGCATGTTTTCCACTTGCGCTTCTTGGGTCCCCGCAGCCTTAATCGATTCCAGAGTACGCTCTGCAGCTCCCATGGCAATGCGGAGTAGCGTGACGGGGTAGATGACCATGTTCACGCCTACGGTTTGAAGCTGGTCCACAGTGAAGAGATCGCTTTTGCCGAACTCGGTCATGTTGGCCAGGATCGGTACGTCCACGGCGTCTCGGATGGCCTGGAATTCGTCCAGGGTGGCCATGGCTTCGGGGAAGATCGCGTCAGCGCCGGCCTCTACGAGGGCTTTGGCGCGGTCCTGTGCGGCCTGGATTCCTTCGACGGCGCGGATGTCGGTGCGGGCCATGATGAGGAAGTTCGGGTCCCGGCGTGCGTCTGCTGCGGCGCGGATCCGTTTGGTGGCGGTGTCGATGTCCACCACGTTTTTGCCGTCCAGGTGGCCGCAGCGTTTGGGGTTGAACTGGTCCTCGATGTGGCAGCCGGCCAGGCCCGCATTTTCGAGCTCCTGGATGGTCCGGGCCACGTTCATGGGCTCACCGAAGCCGGTGTCCGCATCCACCAGCGAGGGCAGGTCCGTCATCCGGGCGATCTGCCCGGCACGGGTGGCTACCTCGGTCAGTGTGGTGAGGCCGATATCCGGCAGGCCGAGGTCGTTGGCCAGGACGGCGCCGGAGATGTAGACCCCGGCGAAGCCTTTTTCCTCGATCAGCCGTGCCGAGAGCGGGTTGAACGCTCCCGGGAACTGCTGCACGGTCCCGGAGGCCAGCAACTCCCGGAGCTTGACCCTCTTCTGTCCGGGGGTGACTTTGGAGTACAGCATTTAGAACAGTCCCTTGGGTGCGTTGTTGAGGTCGATCACGCCGGGTGCTGCGGTGATGTTCAGTTGGTCCAGTTCGCCTTCGCCGAGTTCGGTGACGCGTTCGACGGTGGTGAGGAACCTTTCGATTTCGGCTTCCTCCACGAGACCGGCAGCGAGGGTGCGGAACTTGTTGATGTATTGCTCGCGGGCGAACGGCCGGGCGCCGAGCGGGTGGGCGTCGGCGACGGCGATTTCGTCCGTGACAACAGACCCATCCGTGAGTGTGATGACAACAGTGCCGCCGAAGGCTTTCTCTGCGATGTCCAGGGAGTGGTAGCGGCGGGTCCATTCGGGGTCTTCGACGGTGGTGACCTTGTGCCAGAGTTCCACGGTGTCCGGGCGTGCTGCGCGTTCTGGGGCGTAGGAGTGCACGTGGTGCCAGGCGCCGTCCTGCAGGGCGACGGTGAAGATGTATGGGATGGAGTGGTCCAGGGTTTCGCGGGACGCGGTCGGGGAGTACTTCTGGGGATCGTTCGCGCCGGAACCGATCACGTAGTGCGTGTGGTGGCTGGTCTTGATCAGCACCGATTCCACGTTGGCCGGGTCCGTGGTTTCCGGGTGCTCGCGGTTGAGCTTGCGGGCGAGGTCGATCCACGCCTGGGCCTGGTACTCGGCGGAGTGTTCCTTGGTGTAAGTGTCCAGGATGGCGCGCTTCGCTTCACCGGGCAGCGGCAGCGGAACCTCGTAGGAGGCATCCGGGCCGTCGAGCATCCAGGCGATCACGCCGTCTTCGCCTTCGTAGATCGGCACCGGGGAGGTCTGTCCGCGCATCGAACGGTCCACCGCTTCGACGGCCATCTTGCCCGCGAACGCCGGGGCGTGGGCTTTCCACGTGGAGATTTCGCCCTTGCGGGACTGCCGGGTGGCGGTGGTGGTGTGCAGGGCCTGGCCCACGGACTGGAAGATCGTCTCAACATCCAACCCCAGCAACGTGCCGATGCCGGCGGCGGCGGAAGGGCCAAGATGGGCGACATGGTCAATCTTGTGCTTGTGCAGGCAAATGGCCTTAACCAGGTTCACCTGGATCTCGTAGCCGGTGGCGATGGCACGGACCAGGTCGGCGCCGTTGGAGCCAACGTGCTGGGCGACGGCCAGGATCGGCGGGATGTTATCCCCCGGGTGGGAGTAATCCGCGGCCAGGAACGTGTCGTGGTAATCGAGTTCGCGCACGGCCACGCCGTTGGCCCACGCCGCCCACTCCGGGGAGACCTGCTCTGCGATGCCGAAAACGTGGGCGCCCTTGCCATTGGCGGACGGCGAATGGGTCAATGCCTGCGCCCGGGCCGCGACGATCGGTGCCCGGTTCAGCGAGGCGATGGCCACGGAGGCGTTGTCGATGATCCGGTTAATCACCATATCGGTGACCTCCGGGGTCACCTCGACGGTGTCCGCGGCGACTACGGCGATCTTGTGGGCCAGCTGCTCCTCGCGAGGGAGGTTCTCTTCGCTCTTGTAGACGCGGACGTGGTTGTTCTTGACCATGGTGCTCCTTCTAATGAGGGGTGTGGGTGGCTTTGACGTGGGTGAGGCTGCGGTGCAGGTGAAGCGTGGTGGCGGCTTCGGCCAGCCGGGGGTTGCCTGCGGCGATGGCCTCGGCGATCGCGGCGTGCTCGGCGGCTGCCGCATGAAGCCGGGCGGCGTCGTCGGCTGCCAGGCGGCGGACGCGGACCAAGTGGACGCGGAGGCTGCGCATGGCATTGGCCAGGTAAGTGTTGGAGATGGCCGAATCGATGGCGTCGTCCAAGCGGCCTACCAAGGCGTAGTACTCGTGGCGCGCGGGGTCGTTGTCGCTCAGCAGCTCAGGTGCCAGCACCAGTTGGGCGTGCAGCTCGGCGAAGATACCTGGTTCGCCGCGCTGGGCGGCCAAGGCGGCCGCCCTGACCTCGAGGGTTTCGCGCAGTTCGAACAGTTCGTCGATGCTGTCCAGCGAGATATCGGTGACGACGACGCCGCGGCCGCCTGCCGCCGTCGTCAGTCCTTCTGCGGTCAGCCGGCTCAGCGCCTCTCGGACCGGCGTCCGGGATACTCCGAGGCGTTCGGACTGCTCTACTTCCGCGAGGACCGTGCCCGGCCGCAGGCGCCATTCAATGATGTCTTCACGGAGGGCAGAGTAAGCCCGATCACTGGCGCGCATATCCCCAGTGTATACATATCGGCAGCTCTATGGCACTAAAGGCCCGAATAATTCGTTCTGTGTATACATTACGGCCTTGCAACGTAGTACGCATTGAAGGGGTCTTCTTCCAGTTCCTTCACCTCCACCGCGCGGAAACCCGCATCCAGAAGCATGTCCGTTGCCCGCTGCTTGCCCCACACCGTACCCAAACCATCGCCGCCCTGCCCCAACGAAACTGCCATGCAATGGAAGGTTGAGATGGTGTACAGGAACGCTGCCCACGGGAGCTCCACGTTGTCCTCCAAGCGGCTTGAAGCGTTGATGTCCACCATGAGGAATGTTCCTTCCGGCTTGAGCGCAGCCCGGATGTTCTTCAGGACTTCAGCCGGGCGGGCTTGGTCGTGAATGGCGTCAAAAGCTGTCACCAAATCGAACGGCTCCTCGGTTTCCAGGCGGCTTACATCCTGGAGTTCAAACCGGACGTTGGACAGTCCCGCTGCTGAGGCTTCGTCGGAGGCAGCAGCCAATGCCTCCCCTGAGAAGTCGTAACCGGTAAAAGTGCTGGCAGGGAAAGTGGCCGCCAGCAGATTCATGGCATGCCCCTCGCCACAACCGATGTCGGCCACTGAAATTCCACGGCGCAGTGCATCCACGCAGCCCGTCAGGGGAAGGATCGTCTCAACAAGTGATGCGTCGTTCACCGCGGCGCTTTCGGAAGCCATGATGTGATGGAACCGCGGGTAGTCGTCGTAGCTCGTTCCGCCACCCGTCCGGAATGCCTGCGCCACCTTCGGGGCAACTTCTCCCATCAGCGGGACATACTGCAGCGTTCGCGCCAGATTTTCGGTTCCGGGCCCGGTAACGACAGGCACGAATTCCGGACGAAGGCTGTAGGTTCCACGGTCCGGTTGGTAGTCGACAAACCCAGCCGAGGTCATCCCGCCCAACCATTCCCGGACATAGCGCTCGTTAAGGCCGGCAGCATCGGCGATCAGATCGCTCCCGGCTGCCGGCAGGGCCGCCAAGGTCTCGAACAAGCCCGTTTGATGTCCAACGCCGATGAGCAGGGCAATGGAGGAGTCGTTGAGGATTCCGATCATCCGGCCCGCGGCCTGTTCCACGCTGTCCCGGGTGGGCGTGGGGCTTTGGTGCTGTTCAGTCTGGATGTTGTTCATGGCCAGTCCTTTGTGTTCCGGTGGCCGGCTCGCCCGGCCAGTTGCCCGCAACTTCACGTTATGTTTGGGACCGCGGTCACGGCGTCGGGGGATTTCTGCATCTTTTGCGGGGCCATGAGGCGAATGATGCAGGTACCGGGCATCAAAGCTTCGGACGCTCCGGGATGCCGTGCTGGCGAGCCCAGGCAGCGGCAGCGGTTCTGGACGTGACGCCGATCTTGGTAAAGATGTTCGCCAAGTGCCGTCCGGCTGTCTTTTCGGAGATCGTCAACGAGTCTGCGATCTGGCGATTGCTGGAACCGGAGAGTACGCAACTGAGCACTTCCACCTCACGGGACGTCAACCCACCCGGTTCCCCGGAGGTCTTTAGCCAGGAGATGTTGGCAGCGCCAAGCTGTGCGCGGATAGCGGCGGCAGTGGCCCGCTCCGCGTCCGCAGCACGGTGCTCACCCATGGCCGCGTTGACGGAGGCAAGACGATCGTGGATTTCTGCCAGCTCATACCTCAGACGTTGCGATCTGTATGCCTGCGCGGCGGCCTCCAGTGCCGTCATCGCCTCAGGCCATCGGCGCTCAGCCATCAGGACGGAGCCGCGGGCATGGTGGGCGCGGCCCAGGAAGCCCGGGCTGCCGTAGCGAGACGCCGTCAGCTCAAGCTCCCGGCAGTAAATCTCGGCCGCTGCTGGATTTCCGGGCGCGAGCAGCTCCACCATCGGCAGCAGGAGCCATGCCCGTCCCAACGGTCCGCGTTCGGCCAAGGCTGCCCTGAGTGCGTCCGTGGCGGCCTCGGTCCGGCCTGCCTGTGCAAGGAGGAGTGCGGGGCCAGGCTGCGCGTCCACTCCCAGCTCGCGGGCCGACGCGAAAGCTGCGGCCGCACCCGCCGTATCACCGCGCCGTCGGCGGATCTCACCCAGCTCGCAGAAGCAGTCCGCGGCAATC
This genomic interval from Paenarthrobacter aurescens TC1 contains the following:
- a CDS encoding putative 2-methylcitrate dehydratase (identified by match to protein family HMM PF03972) — its product is MVKNNHVRVYKSEENLPREEQLAHKIAVVAADTVEVTPEVTDMVINRIIDNASVAIASLNRAPIVAARAQALTHSPSANGKGAHVFGIAEQVSPEWAAWANGVAVRELDYHDTFLAADYSHPGDNIPPILAVAQHVGSNGADLVRAIATGYEIQVNLVKAICLHKHKIDHVAHLGPSAAAGIGTLLGLDVETIFQSVGQALHTTTATRQSRKGEISTWKAHAPAFAGKMAVEAVDRSMRGQTSPVPIYEGEDGVIAWMLDGPDASYEVPLPLPGEAKRAILDTYTKEHSAEYQAQAWIDLARKLNREHPETTDPANVESVLIKTSHHTHYVIGSGANDPQKYSPTASRETLDHSIPYIFTVALQDGAWHHVHSYAPERAARPDTVELWHKVTTVEDPEWTRRYHSLDIAEKAFGGTVVITLTDGSVVTDEIAVADAHPLGARPFAREQYINKFRTLAAGLVEEAEIERFLTTVERVTELGEGELDQLNITAAPGVIDLNNAPKGLF
- a CDS encoding transcriptional regulator, GntR family (identified by match to protein family HMM PF00392; match to protein family HMM PF07729), producing the protein MRASDRAYSALREDIIEWRLRPGTVLAEVEQSERLGVSRTPVREALSRLTAEGLTTAAGGRGVVVTDISLDSIDELFELRETLEVRAAALAAQRGEPGIFAELHAQLVLAPELLSDNDPARHEYYALVGRLDDAIDSAISNTYLANAMRSLRVHLVRVRRLAADDAARLHAAAAEHAAIAEAIAAGNPRLAEAATTLHLHRSLTHVKATHTPH
- the prpB gene encoding methylisocitrate lyase (identified by match to protein family HMM TIGR02317) produces the protein MLYSKVTPGQKRVKLRELLASGTVQQFPGAFNPLSARLIEEKGFAGVYISGAVLANDLGLPDIGLTTLTEVATRAGQIARMTDLPSLVDADTGFGEPMNVARTIQELENAGLAGCHIEDQFNPKRCGHLDGKNVVDIDTATKRIRAAADARRDPNFLIMARTDIRAVEGIQAAQDRAKALVEAGADAIFPEAMATLDEFQAIRDAVDVPILANMTEFGKSDLFTVDQLQTVGVNMVIYPVTLLRIAMGAAERTLESIKAAGTQEAQVENMLTRARLYELVDYEAYNQFDTGVFNFQVPGIR